From Bacteroidales bacterium, a single genomic window includes:
- a CDS encoding RagB/SusD family nutrient uptake outer membrane protein: MKTIKNISLLMVIILLVSCSKDFLDTDSITEKTDANYYSTPEEASEALVGCYDALQLIYSDGVAMPVAADVMSDLCFGGTGAGDGDGYPMIDDFDRNVSPSDLNLYEPNWKNYYKGIFRCNTLIMKLDQVDWGNQSDLKFEIEAEARFLRAYFYFDMVRLWERVPLLTKPSSDNIPQSEPDEIYKVIAEDLLFAADHAKAQQYGQLASSEYGHASKWAAKAMLARVYLFYTGYYGKDDLVGQVTKADALALVEDVISNSGHDLVSNFSDLWPAAAQYEAAQAGNPIYETTYAGENNMEIVFAIKYTYTSNYDGNTDGNHWMVMYGLRKMNWPESGYGYGWGACTVPSWVYATWDTADARREASIMAIEEEGIDYTEINDVKEYTGYFTKKYIPLCDTAGNSVAEELGGVNFMIGQYQDYFIIRFADVLLMAAELGSGNALDYLNRVRSRAGLGPAAGVDKDAIFEERRLEFAFEGIRYWDLLRYDHTLQYAASKVAYSGTVMTGGVEYPKNIYGNNLIITRGLSQIPYNQITLSGGVLQQNNGW, from the coding sequence ATGAAAACGATTAAAAACATATCCCTCTTAATGGTAATAATCTTACTCGTATCTTGTTCAAAGGATTTTCTTGATACCGATTCAATTACCGAAAAAACCGATGCTAACTATTATTCCACTCCTGAAGAAGCCAGTGAAGCCCTGGTAGGCTGTTATGATGCATTGCAGCTGATCTATTCAGACGGCGTTGCAATGCCGGTTGCCGCAGATGTCATGTCAGATCTATGCTTTGGTGGCACAGGCGCGGGAGATGGCGATGGCTATCCTATGATAGACGACTTTGACAGGAATGTTTCCCCATCTGATCTCAACCTGTATGAACCTAACTGGAAAAACTATTATAAAGGCATTTTCAGGTGTAATACGCTGATCATGAAACTGGATCAGGTCGATTGGGGCAACCAGTCCGATTTGAAGTTCGAAATAGAAGCAGAAGCCAGGTTTCTGCGGGCTTATTTTTATTTTGACATGGTAAGGCTCTGGGAAAGGGTCCCCCTGCTTACCAAGCCTTCAAGTGATAACATCCCGCAGTCTGAACCTGATGAGATCTATAAGGTGATTGCCGAAGACCTTTTGTTTGCCGCCGATCATGCAAAAGCCCAGCAATACGGGCAATTGGCTTCATCTGAATACGGTCATGCCTCAAAATGGGCTGCGAAAGCTATGCTGGCAAGAGTATACTTATTCTATACCGGGTATTATGGCAAAGACGATCTTGTGGGACAGGTCACTAAAGCTGATGCTTTAGCTCTTGTTGAGGATGTCATTTCTAACAGCGGTCATGACCTGGTAAGTAATTTCTCCGATCTGTGGCCTGCTGCTGCACAATACGAGGCTGCCCAAGCCGGAAATCCTATCTACGAAACTACTTATGCGGGAGAGAATAACATGGAAATAGTATTTGCCATCAAATACACTTATACCAGCAATTATGACGGAAATACTGACGGGAATCACTGGATGGTGATGTATGGCCTGAGGAAAATGAACTGGCCGGAAAGTGGTTATGGCTATGGATGGGGGGCTTGCACTGTCCCCTCATGGGTTTATGCCACATGGGATACGGCTGATGCCCGTCGTGAAGCATCTATTATGGCTATTGAAGAAGAAGGAATAGATTATACTGAAATAAATGATGTCAAAGAATATACCGGGTATTTCACTAAAAAATACATCCCCTTATGCGATACCGCTGGTAACAGCGTGGCCGAAGAACTTGGAGGAGTGAATTTCATGATTGGACAGTACCAGGATTATTTTATCATCAGGTTCGCAGATGTCCTGCTGATGGCAGCAGAACTGGGAAGCGGGAATGCCCTGGATTATCTGAACAGGGTAAGGTCCAGGGCCGGACTGGGACCTGCAGCCGGCGTGGATAAAGATGCAATCTTTGAAGAGCGCCGCCTGGAATTTGCATTTGAAGGAATCCGGTATTGGGATCTGCTCCGCTATGATCATACCCTGCAATATGCTGCCAGTAAAGTTGCTTATTCAGGTACTGTCATGACCGGTGGAGTGGAATACCCGAAAAATATTTATGGCAATAACCTTATCATTACACGCGGACTTAGCCAGATCCCTTACAATCAAATCACTCTCTCCGGCGGGGTTTTGCAGCAGAACAACGGTTGGTGA